The Sphingobacteriales bacterium nucleotide sequence TATGGATATTCAATTAATTAAGAAATTGATTCAACTCGTAAATGATAATAATGTTGGCGAATTGAAAATCAAGGAAGGTGATTTTAAAATTGAAATTACCCACAAAGATTTTGTGAAACAACAAAACATAACAGCAACAACATCTGTTCCAAGTAGTACAGTTGTGGCAACACCAACTATGGTTGAAAGTAACAATACTACACCAAAGGCAAACGAAAGTGTTGTAGCTGATAATGTAAAAACAATTAAATCACCCATGATAGGCACATTTTATCGTTCCTCAGATCCAGATAAAGAGCCATTTGTAAAAGTTGGCGATAAAATAAAAGTTGGCGATGTACTTTGCATCATCGAATCGATGAAACTATTTAACGAAATAAAAAGTGATGTAAGTGGAAAAATAGTGAAAGTAATGGCAGACAATGCACAAGCTGTTGAGTACGACCAAGCTATATTCTTAATTGAATAAGAAGCCTATACATGAACAAAAAAACTTTAGTTTTAGGCGCAAGTCCAAA carries:
- the accB gene encoding acetyl-CoA carboxylase biotin carboxyl carrier protein, which encodes MDIQLIKKLIQLVNDNNVGELKIKEGDFKIEITHKDFVKQQNITATTSVPSSTVVATPTMVESNNTTPKANESVVADNVKTIKSPMIGTFYRSSDPDKEPFVKVGDKIKVGDVLCIIESMKLFNEIKSDVSGKIVKVMADNAQAVEYDQAIFLIE